A region of Planktomarina temperata RCA23 DNA encodes the following proteins:
- a CDS encoding vWA domain-containing protein, whose protein sequence is MADAAGRLPDNIVYFGRALRRAGVPVGTAQILEALRAVQLVGFTKRQDFHTTLRAMIVTRPEHLLIFDQVFAMFWRDPDFLENMITNLLPVITAPSVEKPMKPAQNRAAEAMAAGGGKPRDLPPQELLELDAQFSHSDVEKLMQKDFEAMNATEIRQAEQAIRSLQLDLPQLAGRRFETAARALRIDRRKALQQARRSGGELLTLPKQRAKPRQLNLVVLCDISGSMTRYSRMMMHFVHSCAQARGSDWAAVHGFTFGTQLHNISPQLTIKDPDAALAAIGQHVQDWEGGTRISESLGTFNRDWARRVLSAPAVVLLISDGLERSGLAALEGEIARLALQARDLIWLNPLLRWDQFSPQAAGIKAMLPHVSSLVACHNLGSLQDLSDHLNGRRGVDHKARLMRLLA, encoded by the coding sequence ATGGCAGATGCTGCAGGGAGATTGCCGGACAATATCGTCTATTTTGGCCGCGCCTTGCGCCGGGCCGGCGTGCCGGTTGGAACGGCGCAAATCCTGGAGGCCCTGCGGGCGGTGCAGCTGGTTGGCTTCACCAAGCGGCAGGATTTTCACACCACCCTACGGGCGATGATTGTGACCCGGCCAGAGCATCTGCTTATATTTGATCAAGTCTTTGCAATGTTCTGGCGCGATCCTGATTTCTTGGAAAATATGATCACCAACCTCCTGCCTGTGATCACGGCCCCTTCGGTTGAGAAGCCCATGAAACCGGCGCAGAATAGGGCCGCGGAGGCGATGGCGGCCGGTGGGGGAAAGCCGCGCGATCTGCCCCCTCAAGAGCTGTTGGAACTGGATGCGCAGTTTTCTCATTCAGATGTGGAGAAACTGATGCAAAAGGATTTTGAGGCAATGAATGCCACGGAAATTCGCCAAGCCGAACAGGCCATTCGAAGCCTGCAGTTGGATTTACCACAGCTGGCGGGGCGGCGTTTTGAGACGGCGGCTCGGGCCTTACGGATTGACCGGCGAAAAGCGCTGCAACAGGCGCGGCGCAGCGGCGGTGAACTGCTCACTTTGCCGAAGCAGCGGGCAAAGCCCCGACAGCTCAACCTCGTGGTGCTATGTGATATTTCTGGATCCATGACCCGATACAGCCGAATGATGATGCATTTTGTCCATTCCTGCGCACAGGCGCGTGGGTCGGACTGGGCCGCAGTGCATGGCTTCACCTTCGGCACTCAGCTGCATAATATTTCGCCTCAGCTGACCATTAAAGACCCCGATGCTGCTCTGGCTGCGATCGGTCAACATGTGCAGGATTGGGAGGGCGGCACCCGCATCTCTGAAAGCCTTGGGACGTTTAATCGTGACTGGGCCCGGCGGGTTTTGTCAGCCCCGGCCGTGGTTTTGCTCATAAGTGATGGGCTTGAGCGGTCGGGACTTGCGGCGCTTGAAGGAGAAATCGCCCGACTGGCCCTGCAAGCCCGGGATCTGATATGGCTTAATCCCTTGTTGCGCTGGGACCAATTCTCGCCGCAGGCCGCAGGCATCAAAGCCATGCTGCCGCATGTGTCCTCACTGGTGGCCTGCCACAATCTTGGCAGTTTGCAAGATCTTTCAGATCATTTGAACGGCCGGCGCGGTGTCGATCACAAGGCGCGTTTGATGCGGTTGCTCGCATGA
- the iolB gene encoding 5-deoxy-glucuronate isomerase, producing the protein MSDLLKKPFGTHGKVHEITPQSAGWRYVGFSLYHLRAGERAAELTGDREVILVMVEGKAQIWGAGQDWGVLGARMSVFEKTPPHCLYLPNDTDWAAVAETDCVIALCTAPGKGGHAARRIGPEGITLTERGKGVNTRYINNIAMENEDYCDSLLVTEVFTPPGHWSSYPSHRHDEDDYPRITYLEETYYHRLNPASGFGIQRVYTDDGQLDETMAAKDGDVVCVPRGHHPCGAPHGFEMYYLNVMAGPLRKWRFVAAPEVEWILERDG; encoded by the coding sequence ATGTCCGATCTGCTTAAAAAACCTTTTGGAACCCATGGAAAAGTGCATGAAATCACGCCGCAATCTGCGGGTTGGCGCTATGTGGGCTTTTCCCTCTATCATTTACGCGCGGGCGAGCGCGCGGCTGAGCTGACGGGGGATCGCGAAGTTATTTTGGTGATGGTGGAAGGTAAAGCGCAGATCTGGGGCGCAGGGCAGGATTGGGGGGTCTTGGGCGCGCGGATGTCGGTGTTTGAAAAGACGCCGCCCCATTGTCTTTATCTGCCCAATGACACCGACTGGGCGGCCGTGGCCGAGACCGATTGTGTCATTGCTCTGTGCACAGCGCCGGGCAAAGGGGGGCATGCGGCGCGGCGGATTGGGCCCGAGGGCATCACACTGACGGAGCGGGGCAAGGGGGTGAATACCCGCTACATCAACAATATTGCGATGGAAAATGAAGATTACTGTGACAGCTTGCTGGTGACAGAGGTGTTCACCCCGCCCGGGCATTGGTCCTCATATCCTAGCCATCGCCACGATGAAGATGATTATCCGCGGATCACCTATCTTGAGGAGACCTACTATCATCGGCTCAACCCTGCCTCGGGCTTTGGGATTCAGCGGGTCTACACGGATGATGGGCAATTGGATGAGACAATGGCGGCCAAAGATGGGGATGTGGTCTGTGTGCCGCGCGGCCATCACCCTTGCGGTGCGCCACATGGCTTTGAAATGTATTATCTCAATGTCATGGCCGGGCCGCTGCGCAAGTGGCGATTTGTGGCGGCGCCCGAGGTGGAATGGATCTTGGAACGCGATGGGTGA
- a CDS encoding AzlD domain-containing protein — protein sequence MNYSQFEIWLIIALIAIGTFAIRFSFLGLIGSKRMAPVIERMLRFTPVAVLPGMVAPLVLWPTDAADGVTLLHLAAASAAVGTAYLTRKVIWGMLAGLGVFFAPVIFALL from the coding sequence ATGAATTACTCGCAATTTGAAATCTGGCTGATTATTGCGCTCATCGCGATCGGTACATTTGCCATTCGCTTTTCGTTTCTTGGATTGATCGGCTCAAAGCGCATGGCGCCTGTGATTGAGCGTATGCTGCGCTTTACCCCGGTCGCAGTCCTTCCGGGCATGGTGGCGCCCCTCGTGCTCTGGCCAACCGATGCCGCCGATGGGGTCACCCTGTTGCATCTGGCCGCCGCAAGTGCCGCCGTTGGCACGGCCTATCTGACCCGCAAGGTCATTTGGGGCATGTTAGCGGGCCTCGGCGTTTTCTTCGCCCCGGTGATATTCGCTTTACTCTAG
- a CDS encoding AzlC family ABC transporter permease, which yields MTRSLESSAFWTGVVDVLPFIVMVVPFATLFGVVAIEAGLSLAQTLSFSILVIAGASQFAALQLMLDNAAIGFILAAALAVNLRMAMYSAALAPHLGGAPLLQRAFIGYLNFDHSYVLAVAKYEDQPDMPLPSRVAYFAGVSLTIAPLWCLFTYIGAEIGTWIPSSLEVSFVLPLAFLSTVAPLLKSLAHIATAFVSVVLALALASLPSGSGLLIAAFCAMVTGVIVETLLERSA from the coding sequence ATGACACGCTCTTTAGAAAGTTCTGCTTTTTGGACAGGGGTTGTGGATGTCTTGCCCTTTATTGTCATGGTCGTGCCATTCGCAACCCTCTTTGGAGTTGTTGCCATTGAAGCGGGGCTGAGCCTGGCCCAAACCCTGAGCTTTTCCATTCTTGTCATCGCGGGCGCCTCGCAATTTGCCGCGCTGCAATTGATGCTCGACAATGCCGCCATTGGATTCATTCTCGCTGCCGCTTTGGCGGTTAACCTACGAATGGCCATGTATTCCGCTGCTTTGGCACCCCATTTGGGCGGCGCGCCTCTGTTGCAGCGGGCCTTTATTGGGTACTTGAACTTTGATCACAGCTATGTGCTCGCTGTTGCAAAATATGAAGACCAACCCGACATGCCCCTGCCCTCACGGGTGGCTTATTTTGCAGGGGTCTCGCTCACGATTGCGCCGCTATGGTGCCTGTTTACTTATATCGGCGCAGAGATTGGCACTTGGATACCCAGCAGTTTGGAGGTGTCCTTTGTCTTGCCTCTGGCGTTTTTGTCCACTGTGGCGCCCTTGCTGAAATCGCTGGCCCATATCGCCACCGCCTTTGTGTCAGTTGTTCTAGCCCTAGCACTGGCCAGCCTGCCGTCGGGCAGCGGGCTCTTGATTGCAGCTTTTTGCGCCATGGTCACAGGGGTCATTGTCGAAACACTGCTGGAGCGCAGCGCATGA
- the cimA gene encoding citramalate synthase, which translates to MTKERLYVYDTTLRDGQQTQGVQFSLAEKQQIAATLDALGVDYIEGGWPGANPIDSAWFDSQPKLRATFTAFGMTKRAGHSAENDTALNAVVNANTAAVCLVGKTHDFHVETALGITLDENIENIRRSIEHLVSQGREALFDAEHFFDGYKANPDYARACIQAAFAAGARWIVLCDTNGGALPAEVGQIVQEVITAGLPGDHLGIHTHNDTENAVANTLAAIDAGARQIQGTLNGLGERCGNANLTSLLPILKLKEPYRSNYEIGVTDAALRDIKRASRVLDDILNRIPAPQAPFVGASAFVHKAGLHASAILKNPVTYEHIDPALVGNQRDIPMSNQAGQSNLRKRLKEANLIVEKDDPALGRILELVKEREAQGYSYDTAQASFEILARRELGLCPVFFEVKRYKVSVERRKNKYNRMVSLSEALVVVRIDGEKKMSVSESMDELGNDRGPVNALSKALAKDLGPYQAMIDDMNLTDYKVRITQGGTEAVTRVVIDCEDSKGRSWATVGVSANIVDASFEALLDAVNWKLIRDTAPPA; encoded by the coding sequence ATGACCAAAGAACGCCTATATGTCTATGACACCACCCTAAGGGATGGTCAGCAGACGCAGGGGGTGCAATTTTCACTTGCGGAAAAACAGCAAATCGCAGCGACCTTAGACGCGCTTGGCGTTGATTATATTGAGGGCGGCTGGCCAGGGGCCAATCCGATCGACAGCGCTTGGTTTGACAGCCAACCCAAACTCCGCGCCACCTTCACGGCCTTTGGCATGACCAAACGCGCCGGACATTCCGCCGAAAATGACACGGCGCTCAATGCTGTGGTCAATGCCAATACAGCGGCTGTCTGTCTGGTCGGTAAAACCCATGATTTTCATGTCGAAACGGCGCTTGGCATCACCTTGGACGAAAATATTGAGAACATTAGGCGCTCAATCGAGCATCTCGTCAGCCAGGGCCGGGAAGCTCTGTTTGATGCGGAACATTTCTTTGATGGCTATAAGGCCAATCCCGATTATGCACGCGCCTGCATTCAGGCCGCCTTTGCCGCAGGCGCACGTTGGATCGTGCTATGCGACACCAATGGGGGCGCCTTGCCGGCCGAGGTTGGCCAGATCGTGCAAGAGGTCATCACAGCCGGGCTGCCGGGTGATCATTTGGGCATTCACACCCATAACGATACAGAAAATGCTGTCGCCAATACCCTGGCTGCCATCGATGCAGGGGCACGGCAAATTCAAGGCACGCTGAACGGGTTGGGCGAGCGATGCGGTAATGCCAACCTCACCTCACTTCTGCCAATCCTCAAGCTCAAAGAGCCCTATCGGTCGAACTATGAGATCGGCGTCACTGATGCGGCTTTGCGGGACATAAAACGCGCCTCACGGGTGCTCGACGATATTCTCAACCGGATACCAGCGCCCCAGGCCCCTTTCGTCGGAGCCAGCGCATTTGTCCATAAAGCCGGCCTACATGCCAGCGCCATCCTCAAGAACCCTGTCACCTATGAGCATATCGACCCGGCCTTGGTCGGCAATCAACGCGACATCCCCATGTCGAACCAAGCCGGGCAATCGAACCTACGCAAACGCCTCAAAGAGGCAAATTTGATCGTCGAAAAAGACGACCCCGCATTGGGGCGTATTTTGGAATTGGTCAAAGAGCGCGAAGCACAAGGATATTCCTACGACACGGCACAAGCCAGTTTTGAGATATTGGCACGGCGCGAATTGGGGCTCTGTCCAGTTTTTTTTGAAGTCAAACGCTACAAAGTCTCAGTGGAGCGGCGCAAAAACAAATACAATCGCATGGTGTCTTTGTCCGAGGCATTGGTTGTGGTGCGGATTGATGGCGAAAAGAAAATGTCCGTCAGCGAGTCAATGGATGAGCTGGGCAATGACCGGGGCCCTGTGAATGCGCTCTCCAAAGCTCTGGCCAAAGACCTTGGCCCTTATCAGGCGATGATCGATGACATGAATTTGACCGATTACAAGGTGCGCATCACCCAAGGTGGCACAGAGGCCGTCACGCGCGTGGTGATCGATTGCGAAGACAGCAAAGGACGCAGCTGGGCCACCGTCGGCGTTTCCGCCAATATCGTGGACGCCAGCTTTGAGGCTTTGTTGGATGCGGTCAATTGGAAGTTAATTCGCGACACGGCCCCGCCGGCCTAG
- a CDS encoding cytochrome P450, giving the protein MKIFKQSPTDTSFVQNPYPAYDRARAMGDLVWWDDYKMPAAVSYRAVRGLLTNRKFGREALTAPQCPAHLADWQANESHSMLELEPPRHSRLRGLVLRAFTSKKVAAMAPQITETCHRLIDAFPAQPFDFLNAFARPLPVHIIAKLLGVPTDRSSDLLSWSNAMVAMYQSNRSYEVEIAANQATLEFTAFLDSYIAHRRSQPRDDLLSDLIAAEEAGEKLTGAELISTCILLLNAGHEATVHTLGNALKTLLPSPHREVTPQLVEEVLRFDPPLHLFTRFAYEDTTCFGFDIHKGQEVACLLAAANRDPAFVENPHVFDPHRKSTAHQSFGAGLHFCVGAPLARLEISLSLQLLFDRCPNLHISQAPTYANSYHFHGLDALMVQT; this is encoded by the coding sequence ATGAAAATATTCAAACAATCGCCCACAGATACCAGTTTTGTGCAAAATCCCTATCCCGCCTATGACCGCGCCCGCGCGATGGGTGATCTGGTGTGGTGGGATGACTATAAGATGCCAGCTGCCGTCAGCTACCGGGCGGTGCGCGGGCTGCTGACAAACCGCAAATTTGGCCGAGAGGCCCTGACCGCGCCCCAATGTCCCGCCCACCTCGCCGACTGGCAGGCCAATGAGAGCCACTCGATGCTTGAGCTTGAGCCGCCGCGCCACAGCCGGTTGCGCGGCTTGGTTTTGCGCGCCTTCACCAGCAAAAAAGTTGCCGCCATGGCCCCTCAGATCACAGAGACTTGCCACAGGTTGATCGACGCCTTCCCCGCCCAGCCCTTTGATTTCCTCAACGCCTTCGCCCGCCCCCTGCCGGTGCATATCATCGCCAAACTCTTGGGCGTGCCCACCGATCGAAGTTCGGATCTTCTAAGCTGGTCCAACGCAATGGTGGCCATGTATCAATCGAACCGCAGCTATGAGGTGGAAATCGCAGCCAATCAGGCCACGCTGGAGTTCACCGCCTTTCTGGACAGCTACATCGCCCACCGCCGCAGCCAGCCGCGTGACGATCTATTGTCCGATCTCATTGCAGCTGAGGAAGCAGGCGAAAAGCTCACCGGTGCCGAGTTGATCTCCACCTGCATATTGCTGCTCAACGCCGGGCATGAGGCCACGGTGCACACGCTGGGCAATGCGCTCAAAACGCTTCTGCCGAGCCCCCACCGTGAGGTGACACCGCAATTGGTTGAAGAAGTCTTGCGCTTCGACCCGCCTTTGCATCTCTTCACCCGATTTGCTTATGAAGACACCACGTGTTTTGGTTTTGATATTCACAAGGGCCAAGAGGTGGCTTGCCTTTTGGCAGCAGCCAATCGCGATCCCGCCTTTGTCGAAAATCCGCATGTTTTTGACCCACACCGCAAATCCACCGCCCATCAATCCTTCGGTGCCGGATTGCATTTTTGCGTTGGCGCGCCGCTTGCCCGGCTGGAAATTTCACTCAGTTTGCAGCTGCTCTTTGACCGCTGCCCGAATTTGCACATTAGCCAAGCGCCAACCTATGCCAACAGCTACCATTTCCACGGGCTCGATGCTTTGATGGTGCAGACTTAG
- a CDS encoding DctP family TRAP transporter solute-binding subunit, producing MKYFTAAAAAVALSFSASAAFAACDAGETVIKFSHVTNTDKHPKGIAATLLMDRVNAEMNGKACVEVFPNSTLYNDDQVLEALLNGDVQMAAPSLSKFEQFTKQFRIFDLPFMFKNIHAVDEFQSSATGQAMKESMTKRGLLGLAFWHNGMKQMSANVPLMLPSDADGLKFRVQNSEVLKAQMAAMGASPQPMAFSEVYGALQTGVVDGQENTWSNIFGQKFFEVQDGVTETDHGVIDYLVVTSTDFWDGLPSDVRDQLATILTEVTEARNGESTAVNAAAKQAILDAGGVVRTLNADQRAAWVEAMLPVWGQFVDGVGQDNIDAAQAINANH from the coding sequence ATGAAATATTTTACTGCGGCAGCGGCCGCTGTTGCACTGTCGTTTTCTGCAAGCGCAGCTTTTGCGGCCTGTGATGCCGGCGAAACTGTCATTAAATTTAGCCATGTGACCAATACAGACAAGCATCCCAAAGGGATTGCGGCGACTTTGTTGATGGATCGTGTCAATGCGGAAATGAATGGCAAAGCCTGCGTTGAAGTTTTCCCAAATTCCACACTGTACAACGATGACCAAGTGTTGGAAGCCCTGTTGAACGGTGACGTTCAAATGGCCGCGCCATCCTTGTCAAAATTCGAGCAATTCACCAAACAGTTCCGCATTTTCGATTTGCCGTTTATGTTCAAAAACATCCATGCTGTGGATGAGTTCCAAAGCTCCGCAACGGGTCAAGCGATGAAAGAATCGATGACCAAGCGCGGCCTGCTTGGCCTGGCGTTCTGGCACAATGGCATGAAGCAAATGTCAGCCAATGTTCCTTTGATGCTGCCGTCCGATGCCGATGGTTTGAAATTCCGCGTGCAAAACTCTGAAGTGCTCAAAGCGCAAATGGCAGCAATGGGCGCAAGCCCGCAGCCAATGGCTTTCTCTGAGGTCTATGGCGCTTTGCAAACGGGCGTTGTGGATGGGCAAGAGAACACTTGGTCCAATATCTTTGGCCAAAAATTCTTTGAAGTTCAGGACGGTGTGACAGAAACTGATCACGGTGTGATCGATTACCTCGTTGTGACCTCAACAGATTTTTGGGATGGTCTGCCCTCAGATGTGCGTGACCAACTCGCGACGATCTTGACCGAGGTGACTGAGGCCCGCAATGGCGAGTCCACTGCGGTGAACGCGGCTGCCAAGCAAGCCATTTTGGATGCGGGCGGTGTTGTGCGGACATTGAACGCCGACCAGCGCGCCGCTTGGGTTGAAGCCATGTTGCCGGTTTGGGGTCAATTTGTTGACGGCGTAGGCCAAGACAATATCGACGCTGCACAGGCGATCAACGCCAACCACTAA
- a CDS encoding TRAP transporter small permease subunit: MSSSPQTPRSRIGHWVNEIEETAIAILLGLMTLITFTNVVLRYGFNTGLIWGLEATTFLFAWLVLFGVSYAVKVTAHLGVDALINVFKPKTRRILTLIAAAVCVIYAGLLMKGAWDYWANFANLPQTTGRWFPTGFEEMKRTSYRGWYEVIDIAFPEWLRWIQPLMNDGDDYEKIPRFIPYFILPFGMALLLFRFVQVFVRLLRGQEASLIVSHEVEEAVAEVKHLNAKD; the protein is encoded by the coding sequence ATGTCATCATCCCCCCAGACCCCTCGCTCCAGAATAGGCCATTGGGTCAATGAGATTGAGGAGACGGCCATCGCCATCCTTCTTGGCCTTATGACTCTGATTACCTTCACCAATGTGGTCCTGCGCTATGGGTTCAACACGGGATTGATTTGGGGGCTTGAAGCGACAACCTTCTTGTTTGCGTGGCTGGTATTGTTTGGTGTGAGCTATGCGGTCAAGGTGACGGCGCATTTGGGCGTCGATGCGCTCATCAATGTTTTTAAACCGAAAACGCGCCGAATTCTAACGCTGATCGCGGCGGCGGTTTGCGTGATCTATGCTGGGCTACTGATGAAAGGGGCTTGGGATTACTGGGCCAATTTCGCCAATTTGCCACAAACGACGGGGCGTTGGTTTCCAACCGGATTTGAAGAGATGAAACGCACCTCTTACCGCGGATGGTATGAGGTCATTGATATCGCCTTTCCCGAATGGTTGCGCTGGATCCAACCTCTCATGAACGATGGGGATGACTATGAAAAAATCCCGCGGTTCATTCCTTATTTTATTCTTCCCTTTGGCATGGCGCTGCTCTTGTTCCGCTTTGTCCAAGTCTTCGTGCGCTTGCTGCGCGGCCAAGAGGCCAGCTTGATTGTCAGCCATGAAGTTGAAGAGGCTGTTGCCGAAGTTAAACACTTGAACGCTAAGGACTAA
- a CDS encoding TRAP transporter large permease — MEVAILFAVVVGLMLIGVPIAVSLGMASILFLLALGDTSLASIAQTFFQAMAGHYTLLAIPFFILASGFMSTGGVARRIIRFSVALVGHVPGGLAIAGVFACMMFAALSGSSPATVVAIGSIVIAGMHQAGYTKDFAAGVIANAGTLGILIPPSIVMVVYASSVDVSVGRMFLAGVLPGLLAGSMLMITIYIMARVKNLPKGDWQGWDEVAASVLDAAFGLVLIVIILGGIYGGIFTPTEAAAVACVYAFFAALMIYRDMGPLQGKGWLRESEQRAFGLGLRVVAFAIIGFLLHVSLGKAGVYPAGWGLAVAIAWVLVCLATGWAMTHFAAQRSRVAWPVIVVLGAVPGVIFAYWTMISIFHGLSEFASGSMLAFASTGLLALVAAVFLFAATVAPAIIFTFSLHGAAREGEATGFGVSLLGGAKAMGRGVIEAIIYLPAAVVHKDTRKTLFESGKLTVTLMFIIANALILKHVLTDEQIPQHIASAMLSAGFGPIMFLVIVNVILLIGGQFMEPSGLLVIVAPLVFPIAIELGIDPIHLGIIMVVNMEIGMITPPVGLNLFVTSGVANMPMMSVVRAALPFLAVLFVFLILITYVPWISTVLPNAMMGPELIVK; from the coding sequence ATGGAAGTTGCAATTTTATTTGCTGTTGTTGTTGGTCTGATGCTCATCGGCGTGCCCATTGCGGTCAGCCTGGGGATGGCGTCCATCTTGTTTTTGCTGGCCCTTGGCGATACTTCGCTGGCCTCCATTGCACAGACATTCTTTCAGGCCATGGCGGGCCATTATACCCTGCTGGCCATTCCCTTTTTCATACTGGCCTCGGGCTTCATGTCCACCGGCGGTGTGGCGCGACGGATTATCCGGTTTTCTGTGGCCCTTGTGGGGCATGTTCCGGGCGGTCTGGCCATTGCCGGCGTGTTTGCTTGTATGATGTTTGCGGCGCTCTCGGGTTCGTCGCCGGCCACGGTTGTGGCGATTGGCTCCATCGTGATCGCGGGGATGCACCAAGCGGGCTATACAAAGGACTTTGCTGCGGGTGTGATCGCCAACGCGGGCACTTTGGGCATTTTGATCCCACCGTCCATTGTGATGGTGGTCTATGCCTCCTCGGTGGATGTTTCGGTCGGGCGGATGTTCTTGGCCGGGGTCTTGCCGGGCCTTTTGGCTGGCAGCATGTTGATGATTACCATCTACATTATGGCGCGAGTGAAAAACCTGCCAAAGGGGGATTGGCAAGGATGGGATGAGGTTGCAGCTTCCGTTCTCGATGCCGCCTTTGGATTGGTTTTGATCGTGATCATTCTGGGCGGAATTTACGGCGGTATTTTCACCCCAACAGAGGCCGCTGCTGTGGCCTGCGTCTATGCGTTTTTCGCAGCTCTGATGATCTACCGCGATATGGGCCCCTTGCAAGGCAAGGGCTGGTTGCGTGAGAGCGAGCAGCGCGCCTTTGGTTTGGGGCTGCGCGTTGTGGCCTTTGCAATTATTGGCTTCTTGCTGCATGTCTCGCTCGGCAAGGCGGGTGTCTACCCCGCGGGTTGGGGGCTGGCTGTTGCGATTGCTTGGGTTTTGGTCTGCCTCGCCACCGGCTGGGCGATGACCCATTTTGCGGCCCAGCGTAGCCGCGTGGCTTGGCCCGTGATCGTGGTGCTGGGCGCTGTGCCGGGCGTCATCTTTGCCTATTGGACGATGATCTCAATTTTCCACGGCCTATCGGAATTTGCCTCCGGTTCGATGCTCGCTTTTGCCAGCACCGGGCTTTTGGCTCTTGTTGCTGCGGTGTTTCTCTTCGCGGCCACCGTGGCACCAGCCATTATCTTCACGTTTTCGCTGCATGGAGCGGCCCGCGAGGGGGAGGCCACTGGATTTGGCGTCAGCCTTTTGGGCGGCGCCAAGGCCATGGGCCGAGGTGTGATTGAGGCGATTATCTATTTGCCAGCCGCTGTTGTGCATAAAGACACCCGCAAAACCTTGTTTGAGTCTGGAAAACTCACAGTGACTTTGATGTTCATCATCGCCAATGCGCTCATCCTCAAACATGTGTTGACGGATGAGCAAATCCCTCAGCATATTGCCTCTGCCATGCTGTCCGCAGGGTTTGGGCCGATTATGTTCTTGGTGATCGTCAATGTGATCTTGTTGATTGGCGGGCAATTTATGGAGCCATCGGGGCTTTTGGTCATCGTGGCGCCCTTGGTCTTCCCGATTGCAATTGAGCTGGGCATTGACCCGATCCATCTGGGCATCATCATGGTGGTGAATATGGAGATCGGCATGATCACCCCGCCCGTGGGGCTCAATCTTTTTGTGACCTCTGGCGTGGCGAATATGCCGATGATGTCCGTTGTGCGCGCGGCCTTGCCCTTTTTGGCGGTCCTGTTCGTTTTCTTAATTCTGATTACCTATGTGCCTTGGATTTCGACGGTCTTGCCAAATGCGATGATGGGACCGGAATTGATTGTAAAATGA